One region of Spiroplasma culicicola AES-1 genomic DNA includes:
- a CDS encoding lipoprotein produces the protein MKKLLGLLGTIGLVSSTGAVVVACGDPTDPIVEYDLSSLKDVSTEVKFGSNDEEQKAAAIEAVVIKANSKVVKADKLKAVLKITKTEGDVVKTFTVSPKDDNVTDIKNSVDVKVTIKAEEKYNLADLKDLTTSVPFGSDDEKQKTAAIAEVVKQANNAIVTKENLVASIVTKVDQNKFEVKAKENIKNIEGSTIVTITINDENQKTPLGDAITETNMGILDKKPTEENVLEFVNSKLINGELTIGATVDIQENSATVTANTEDLKYEGSVLITWTVAVPATDIADLIKTTALGEFGETPSEQEVWAKVADLNAATIGELTFDDVTIVITGEKAKISAASESFTGSVEVTWTVAVPATDITDLIKTTALGEFGETPSEQEIFDKVAELNATTIGELTFGDVTIAITGEKAKISAASESFTGSVEVTWTVAVPATDIADLIKTTALGEFGETPSEQEVWAKVAELNSTTIGDLTFDDVTIAIAGEKAEISAASDSFTGTVEVTWTVAVPATDINELIDEKDLGEFPADVDKETIFNKFIELNENLKDKISFEDVDVEIIEDGKATITVKSENEQYTGSVEVTWTIIDDSEEQPE, from the coding sequence ATGAAAAAACTATTAGGACTACTTGGAACTATAGGATTGGTTTCATCAACTGGTGCAGTTGTTGTTGCTTGTGGGGATCCAACAGATCCAATAGTAGAGTATGATTTATCAAGCTTAAAAGATGTTAGCACAGAAGTTAAGTTTGGTTCAAATGATGAAGAACAAAAGGCAGCAGCAATTGAAGCTGTAGTTATAAAAGCAAATAGTAAAGTGGTTAAAGCAGATAAATTAAAAGCAGTATTAAAAATAACAAAAACAGAAGGAGACGTTGTAAAAACATTTACTGTGTCACCAAAAGATGATAATGTTACAGACATTAAAAATTCAGTTGATGTAAAAGTAACAATTAAAGCAGAAGAAAAATATAACTTGGCTGATTTAAAAGATTTAACAACATCAGTTCCATTTGGAAGTGATGATGAAAAACAAAAAACAGCAGCTATTGCAGAGGTAGTTAAGCAAGCAAATAATGCAATAGTAACTAAAGAAAATTTAGTTGCATCAATAGTAACTAAAGTAGATCAAAATAAATTTGAAGTTAAAGCAAAAGAAAATATTAAAAATATTGAAGGAAGTACAATTGTAACTATTACAATTAATGATGAAAATCAAAAAACACCGTTAGGAGATGCCATTACAGAAACTAATATGGGTATTTTAGATAAAAAACCTACAGAAGAGAATGTTCTTGAATTTGTTAATTCAAAATTAATAAACGGTGAATTGACAATTGGTGCAACTGTTGATATACAAGAAAATAGTGCAACTGTAACTGCTAATACAGAGGATTTAAAATATGAAGGTTCAGTTTTAATTACTTGAACAGTGGCTGTTCCAGCAACTGATATTGCAGATTTAATTAAAACAACTGCTTTAGGTGAATTTGGTGAAACACCAAGTGAACAAGAAGTTTGAGCTAAAGTTGCAGACTTGAATGCAGCTACAATTGGAGAATTAACATTTGATGATGTTACAATTGTGATTACAGGTGAAAAAGCAAAAATTTCAGCTGCTAGTGAATCATTTACTGGAAGTGTTGAAGTTACTTGAACAGTGGCTGTTCCAGCAACTGATATTACAGATTTAATTAAAACAACTGCTTTAGGTGAATTTGGTGAAACACCAAGTGAACAAGAAATTTTTGATAAAGTTGCAGAATTGAATGCAACTACAATTGGAGAATTAACATTTGGAGATGTTACAATTGCGATTACAGGTGAAAAAGCAAAAATTTCAGCTGCTAGTGAATCATTTACTGGAAGTGTTGAAGTTACTTGAACAGTGGCTGTTCCAGCAACTGATATTGCAGATTTAATTAAAACAACTGCTTTAGGTGAATTTGGTGAAACACCAAGTGAACAAGAAGTTTGAGCTAAAGTCGCAGAATTGAATTCTACTACAATTGGAGATTTAACATTTGATGACGTTACAATTGCGATTGCAGGTGAAAAAGCGGAAATTTCAGCTGCTAGTGATTCATTTACTGGAACTGTTGAAGTTACTTGAACAGTGGCTGTTCCAGCAACTGATATTAATGAATTAATTGATGAAAAAGATTTAGGTGAATTTCCAGCTGATGTAGATAAGGAAACTATATTTAATAAGTTTATTGAATTAAATGAAAATCTAAAAGATAAAATATCTTTTGAGGATGTAGATGTAGAAATTATTGAAGATGGA
- a CDS encoding lipoprotein produces MKKLLGLLGAMGLTATSAATVIACGDNGDKEEGLVLADGIDVKKVIETLEIEVTAEGKLAIDYKDTEAKPEIPGDEPGYEGFPGTAVGGEMDSYGFLFEETKDLKNTEETAYGFSAKGTAGSDKFTLFVIKLDLTDINEEENTGVAKASVLNKQEFTIPKAEEQKDELILDNKTLEIIQGLTGEINITSDQDLAGITIKETVEGITTEIEGKKILIFVDSTVKVQDYTFTISGENFKDTQFIVEVQEYIYQLTPEAGQELPTSSETAWEFIYDKLEPSNQNEEEIVLELADNKQFEDDFMIDGTKIALNSSWTDGEDGFLKVKTKLVDNKLTITFGAIGLTETKEMKIKYNNSNEITLFYTVVAA; encoded by the coding sequence ATGAAAAAACTTTTAGGCTTATTAGGAGCTATGGGATTAACAGCTACAAGTGCAGCAACTGTAATTGCTTGTGGAGATAACGGAGATAAAGAAGAAGGATTAGTTTTAGCCGATGGAATTGATGTTAAGAAAGTAATTGAAACACTTGAAATTGAAGTTACTGCAGAAGGCAAATTAGCAATTGATTATAAAGATACTGAAGCAAAACCAGAAATTCCTGGAGATGAACCAGGATATGAAGGATTTCCTGGAACTGCAGTTGGAGGAGAAATGGATAGTTATGGTTTCTTATTTGAAGAAACAAAGGACTTAAAAAATACAGAAGAAACAGCTTATGGTTTTTCTGCTAAAGGAACTGCAGGATCTGATAAATTTACTTTATTTGTAATAAAATTAGACTTGACAGATATTAATGAAGAAGAAAATACTGGAGTAGCTAAAGCAAGTGTTTTAAATAAACAAGAATTTACTATTCCAAAAGCAGAAGAACAAAAAGATGAATTAATATTAGATAATAAAACATTGGAAATAATTCAAGGATTAACTGGAGAAATAAATATAACTTCAGATCAAGATTTAGCTGGTATAACTATTAAAGAAACAGTTGAAGGAATAACAACTGAAATTGAGGGTAAGAAAATTTTGATTTTTGTAGATTCAACAGTAAAAGTTCAAGATTATACTTTTACAATAAGTGGAGAAAACTTTAAAGATACTCAATTTATAGTAGAAGTTCAAGAATATATCTATCAATTAACACCTGAAGCAGGACAAGAATTACCAACATCAAGTGAAACAGCTTGAGAATTTATTTATGATAAATTAGAACCGTCAAATCAAAATGAAGAAGAAATTGTTTTAGAATTAGCTGATAATAAACAATTTGAAGATGATTTTATGATTGATGGTACTAAAATAGCTTTAAATTCTTCATGAACTGATGGTGAGGATGGATTTTTAAAAGTAAAAACTAAATTGGTTGATAATAAATTAACTATTACATTTGGAGCTATTGGATTAACTGAAACTAAAGAAATGAAAATAAAATATAATAATTCAAATGAAATTACTTTATTTTATACAGTAGTTGCTGCATAA
- a CDS encoding ETX/MTX2 family pore-forming toxin, producing MKLLLALLASSNFSLVATTNYQPENNQNIVTNLSQDQDDDFKNAIEYLDTVIEDYVKLEYGSEHPWLETEHLNITISIGYNPQIENNTKLIQKSIDKDVKNIIHEETDTLQNNTDIQQNINSSGFSQTYLNSVSYSVTKGVGFELAVPFEFANAKLNFNLNSTTVTTSTKQTTLTVPPQSVVVPAHQTRKVNYKVYEYTKVYNDILRIQPSNDVTLHIEVQNDDWLTNPLHFWTDDRLIDILSLSWGLGHHEVMDENNPIFVTESEVYINIPTKIQVVKNELNVVID from the coding sequence ATGAAATTATTATTAGCACTATTAGCTAGTAGCAACTTTTCACTAGTAGCAACCACAAATTATCAACCTGAAAATAATCAAAATATTGTAACAAATTTATCACAAGATCAAGATGATGATTTTAAAAATGCAATTGAATATTTAGATACTGTAATTGAAGACTATGTTAAATTAGAGTATGGCTCAGAACATCCTTGACTTGAAACAGAACACTTAAATATTACTATTAGTATTGGATATAATCCCCAAATTGAAAATAATACAAAATTAATTCAAAAAAGTATTGATAAAGATGTAAAAAACATTATTCATGAAGAAACAGATACTTTACAAAATAATACAGATATTCAACAAAATATTAATTCTTCAGGATTTAGCCAAACATATCTAAATTCAGTAAGTTACAGTGTAACTAAAGGGGTTGGTTTTGAATTGGCTGTTCCATTTGAATTTGCTAATGCTAAATTGAATTTTAATTTAAATTCAACTACAGTAACAACATCAACAAAACAAACAACTTTAACTGTTCCTCCTCAAAGTGTAGTAGTTCCAGCCCATCAAACTAGAAAAGTTAATTATAAAGTTTATGAATATACTAAAGTTTATAATGATATTTTAAGAATTCAACCAAGTAACGATGTAACACTTCATATTGAAGTTCAAAATGATGATTGATTAACAAATCCACTTCATTTTTGAACAGATGATAGATTAATTGATATTTTATCATTATCTTGAGGACTTGGACATCATGAAGTGATGGATGAAAACAATCCGATCTTTGTGACTGAATCTGAAGTATATATAAATATTCCAACAAAAATTCAAGTTGTTAAAAATGAATTAAATGTAGTAATAGATTAA
- a CDS encoding ABC transporter permease has protein sequence MEQAARKKTTNFKFESRIFANLMLIISKSFFKSPKGLIFTLVVPICFALMFFFIMGNKFAGHFSLLGYTILPAIAIIMSLSSSIVEWKNSIFLKRIENTGIKKSLFLISLWLFYLMICIASFIIMLLFVMIMGAIIAPNYQGANQDQMNSSIFVILKNINWGLMLFSVLLVSLTSIVISTFIGGILKTEGSANGISLMIFFFSLFWSGIVLPSNMFENTKGMLLSTYLVPFKYSFFIFLYATQGKVTQLGWEAPFNNHGDVGYDFTATWQPVLISLLLITIVATTTVFTFKWISRK, from the coding sequence ATGGAACAAGCAGCTAGAAAAAAGACAACTAACTTTAAGTTTGAAAGTCGTATTTTTGCAAATTTAATGTTAATTATTTCAAAATCATTTTTTAAAAGTCCAAAAGGACTAATATTTACACTAGTAGTTCCAATTTGCTTTGCCTTAATGTTTTTCTTTATTATGGGAAATAAATTTGCTGGACATTTTTCACTTCTTGGATATACAATTTTACCTGCAATTGCAATTATTATGAGTTTATCTTCTTCAATTGTTGAATGAAAAAACTCCATTTTTCTAAAAAGAATTGAAAATACAGGAATTAAAAAGAGTTTATTTTTAATATCTTTGTGATTATTTTATTTAATGATTTGTATTGCAAGTTTTATAATTATGCTTTTATTTGTAATGATTATGGGAGCAATAATTGCACCAAACTATCAAGGAGCAAATCAAGACCAAATGAATTCATCAATTTTTGTAATTTTAAAAAATATTAATTGAGGATTAATGCTATTTTCAGTGTTACTTGTATCATTAACTTCAATTGTAATTTCAACCTTTATTGGAGGAATTTTAAAAACTGAAGGTTCTGCAAATGGAATAAGTTTAATGATCTTTTTCTTTTCATTATTTTGAAGTGGTATTGTTTTACCATCAAATATGTTTGAAAATACTAAAGGAATGCTGCTTTCAACCTATTTAGTACCATTTAAATATTCATTCTTTATATTTTTATATGCCACACAAGGTAAAGTAACTCAATTGGGATGAGAAGCACCATTTAATAATCATGGAGATGTGGGTTATGATTTTACAGCCACATGACAGCCAGTATTAATTTCACTTTTATTAATTACAATAGTTGCAACAACTACTGTATTCACTTTTAAATGAATTTCTAGAAAATAG
- a CDS encoding ABC transporter ATP-binding protein: MEKIIEISKVVKNFGKKKVLKELNLDIYKKDKIAILGGNGEGKSTLIDLISQITKPTSGEIKINIDQDVKKEIGIQFQQGEWPSGINAQDMIILYRSIFPKFTSEWEKQLLEIFEIDEFIKRPLNKLSGGQKQRFNSMIALMNQPEIIILDELTTGLDLKLQIKIMNFIKKVCDENNKTLIIVSHSPEEVELLCQRVAIVYQGKIILDKTIAEVKKEYNGVRNLMNKHFEGEI; encoded by the coding sequence ATGGAAAAAATTATAGAAATCAGCAAAGTTGTTAAGAACTTTGGTAAGAAAAAAGTATTAAAAGAACTAAACTTAGATATTTATAAAAAAGATAAAATAGCTATTTTGGGTGGGAATGGAGAAGGAAAATCTACTTTAATTGATTTAATTTCTCAAATTACAAAACCAACTTCAGGCGAAATTAAAATTAATATTGATCAAGATGTTAAAAAGGAAATTGGAATTCAATTTCAGCAAGGTGAATGACCTTCAGGAATAAATGCTCAAGATATGATTATTTTATATCGCTCAATTTTTCCAAAATTTACAAGTGAATGAGAAAAACAATTATTAGAAATTTTTGAAATTGATGAATTTATTAAAAGACCTTTAAATAAATTAAGTGGTGGTCAAAAACAAAGATTTAATTCAATGATAGCACTTATGAATCAACCAGAAATTATAATTTTAGATGAATTAACTACTGGTTTGGATTTAAAATTACAAATTAAAATTATGAATTTTATTAAAAAGGTTTGTGATGAAAATAACAAAACACTAATTATTGTGTCGCATTCCCCTGAAGAAGTTGAACTATTATGTCAAAGAGTGGCAATTGTTTATCAAGGAAAAATAATTTTAGATAAAACGATTGCTGAAGTTAAAAAAGAATATAATGGTGTAAGAAATTTAATGAATAAACATTTTGAAGGAGAAATTTAG